A stretch of Campylobacter showae DNA encodes these proteins:
- the menA gene encoding 1,4-dihydroxy-2-naphthoate octaprenyltransferase yields the protein MITAKALYASARLRSLPLSVSGVLLGSGAAYGAGAFRADIFALALLTTLLFQVLSDYANDYGDAVKGTDDEGRLGPRRAIQTGQMSAAEMKRVIVVTALLSAFSSLALSVLAFGERFYLVLLFLALGGASIYAAIRYTVGAGAYGYLGLGDVFVFLFFGLLSVLGSYFLYARSLDAALLLPACACGMLSTAVLNLNNMRDIQNDAIKGKRTIPVRIGLRAAKLYHYALIAGGAGLMLYYSLLRGDSGVKLLYVASFAPLIWHLFFVLKVQECRDFDGQLKVVALSTFAMSVLFFVGEILG from the coding sequence ATGATAACCGCAAAAGCTCTTTACGCATCCGCTCGCCTTAGATCGCTACCCCTTAGCGTCTCGGGCGTACTGCTCGGTAGCGGCGCAGCATACGGCGCGGGCGCATTTAGAGCGGATATTTTTGCGCTGGCGCTGCTTACGACATTGCTGTTTCAGGTACTCAGCGACTACGCTAACGACTACGGCGACGCAGTGAAGGGCACCGACGACGAGGGCAGACTGGGGCCGCGTCGCGCGATCCAAACAGGGCAGATGAGCGCAGCCGAGATGAAGCGCGTCATAGTCGTTACGGCGCTGCTTTCGGCATTTTCGAGCCTCGCGCTAAGCGTTTTGGCGTTTGGCGAGCGGTTTTATCTCGTGCTGCTGTTTTTGGCGCTAGGCGGCGCGTCGATATACGCTGCGATCCGCTACACCGTGGGCGCCGGCGCATACGGATACCTGGGGCTTGGCGACGTTTTCGTGTTTTTATTTTTTGGGTTACTTAGCGTGCTGGGTTCGTACTTTTTATACGCGCGTTCGCTCGATGCGGCGCTGCTACTGCCTGCGTGCGCGTGCGGGATGCTAAGCACGGCGGTGCTAAATTTAAATAATATGCGCGATATCCAAAACGACGCGATCAAGGGCAAGCGCACGATCCCCGTGCGTATCGGGCTGCGTGCGGCCAAGCTCTACCACTATGCGCTGATCGCTGGCGGTGCGGGATTAATGCTTTACTACTCGCTTTTGCGGGGCGACTCGGGCGTAAAACTACTCTACGTAGCTAGCTTTGCACCGCTTATTTGGCATCTCTTTTTCGTCTTAAAAGTGCAGGAGTGCCGCGACTTCGACGGGCAGCTAAAGGTCGTCGCGCTCAGCACGTTTGCGATGTCGGTGCTGTTTTTCGTTGGGGAAATTTTAGGCTAA